The following coding sequences are from one Musa acuminata AAA Group cultivar baxijiao chromosome BXJ2-4, Cavendish_Baxijiao_AAA, whole genome shotgun sequence window:
- the LOC103998495 gene encoding probable serine/threonine-protein phosphatase 2A regulatory subunit B'' subunit TON2 isoform X2: MFLALDKDHNGTISKQDLKEYADGTLTEIFIERVFDEHVRWSKTGGGNAREMDFESFLDFVLALENKVTPEGLTYIFKSLDLQGRGYLTTAEIYTLFRDVHQKWIEGGHYDLCIEDVRDEIWDMVKPVDPLRITLADLLACKQGGTVAGMFMDVCGFWAHDNRENLLQEEEELEEE, translated from the exons ATGTTTCTTGCACTAGATAAAGACCATAATGGAACAATAAGCAAGCAGGATCTCAAAGAATATGCAGATGGGACACTGACAGAAATCTTTATTGAGAGAG TTTTTGATGAGCATGTACGTTGGAGTAAAACTGGAGGGGGTAATGCTCGTGAAATGGACTTTGAAAGCTTTCTGGATTTTGTTTTGGCCCTGGAAAACAAAGTCACTCCTGAAGGATTAACATACATATTCAAATCTCTTGATCTCCAAGGACGAGGCTATCTTACAACAGCAGAAATTTATACCCTCTTCAG AGATGTGCATCAAAAGTGGATTGAGGGCGGTCACTATGATCTGTGTATCGAAGATGTAAGAGATGAAATCTGGGATATGGTCAAACCAGTGGACCCTCTTAGGATCACACTTGCTGATCTTCTTGCCTGCAAGCAAGGTGGTACAGTTGCTGGCATGTTTATGGATGTATGTGGTTTCTGGGCCCATGACAACAGGGAAAACCTACTGCAGGAAGAGGAAGAACTAGAGGAAGAGTGA